A stretch of the Planktothricoides raciborskii GIHE-MW2 genome encodes the following:
- a CDS encoding DUF1565 domain-containing protein: MKFSHQSNQVSSFSGNAFSQGRQFGNMTLAASLAALLLCGSGATFRPMAAKAQTNLGPIAQATAQATTEQTVIYVNSAQGSDRPGAGLSEATAYRTISYALQQAKAGTIIQLADGTYSAETGENFPLNIPSKVTLRGKTSSKGQGVMIVGGGSHVSASFARQNVTVVALDEAIVEGVTITNTLSRGTGLWIEQGKPTIANNTFANSLREGIFVTGNAQPTISSNLFIKNDANGISVARAAKGVIRDNTFQETGYGMAISDTSAPLVSNNGVFKNKAGIVVSNSATPILRNNVIENNLAGGVVVIGTANPNLGTVNDQGNNRIRSNGSSDVLNSTSNLLLAIGNDINPNGIQGNVNFVPADVQVAFSDVQGHWAQSYITALAKRGVISGFPDGTYRPNEPVTRAQFAAIVNKAFAPKPVRINKVFADVVSTFWGADAIQTAYRGGFLAGYPGDIFRPNQEIPKVQALVALTSGLGLPEASQSLLSRYSDAAQIPDYAKNAIASATASQLVVNYPNLSQFNPNQQATRAEVAAFVYQALVNAGQAEVIPSPYVVATP, translated from the coding sequence ATGAAATTCTCTCACCAATCTAATCAAGTTTCTTCTTTCTCTGGCAACGCTTTCTCTCAAGGTCGTCAATTTGGTAATATGACTCTGGCTGCGAGTTTGGCTGCTTTACTGCTCTGTGGCAGCGGTGCGACGTTTAGACCAATGGCAGCGAAAGCGCAAACCAATCTCGGCCCGATCGCCCAAGCCACAGCCCAAGCCACAACTGAGCAAACTGTAATCTATGTGAACTCGGCGCAAGGCAGCGATCGCCCTGGGGCAGGGTTGAGTGAAGCCACCGCTTATCGCACTATTTCTTATGCGCTACAACAAGCAAAGGCGGGGACGATTATTCAACTGGCTGACGGCACTTACAGTGCAGAAACTGGGGAAAATTTCCCCCTGAATATTCCCTCTAAGGTGACATTGCGGGGTAAGACTTCCAGTAAGGGTCAAGGGGTGATGATTGTTGGGGGCGGTTCTCATGTGAGTGCTTCCTTTGCCCGTCAAAACGTGACTGTTGTGGCTTTAGATGAGGCGATCGTGGAAGGGGTGACGATTACGAATACCCTATCTCGTGGGACGGGACTGTGGATTGAACAAGGCAAACCTACCATTGCCAACAATACTTTTGCTAATAGTTTGCGAGAAGGTATTTTTGTCACCGGCAATGCACAACCCACGATTTCTAGTAACCTTTTTATTAAAAATGATGCCAACGGAATTTCTGTGGCTCGTGCGGCTAAGGGTGTGATTCGCGATAATACTTTCCAAGAAACTGGATATGGGATGGCGATTAGTGATACTTCCGCCCCCTTGGTGAGTAACAATGGTGTGTTTAAAAATAAGGCGGGTATTGTGGTGTCTAATTCCGCTACGCCAATTCTCCGCAATAATGTGATTGAAAATAATTTGGCTGGTGGGGTGGTGGTCATTGGCACCGCGAATCCGAATTTAGGCACCGTGAATGACCAGGGAAATAATCGCATTCGCAGTAATGGCAGTTCTGATGTGTTGAATAGCACCTCGAATTTGCTGTTGGCGATCGGTAATGATATCAACCCCAATGGGATTCAAGGGAATGTCAACTTTGTTCCCGCCGATGTTCAAGTTGCCTTTTCTGATGTGCAAGGTCACTGGGCGCAATCTTATATTACCGCTTTGGCCAAACGGGGGGTGATTTCTGGTTTCCCCGATGGTACTTATCGCCCCAATGAACCCGTGACTCGTGCTCAGTTTGCGGCGATCGTGAATAAAGCTTTTGCTCCCAAACCCGTTCGGATTAATAAGGTGTTTGCCGATGTGGTCAGCACTTTCTGGGGGGCTGATGCGATTCAAACCGCCTATCGCGGTGGGTTCTTAGCTGGTTATCCTGGGGATATTTTCCGCCCCAATCAAGAAATTCCCAAGGTGCAAGCTTTGGTAGCGTTGACCAGTGGTTTAGGATTGCCTGAAGCCAGTCAGAGTCTGCTTTCTCGGTATTCTGATGCCGCGCAAATTCCTGATTATGCGAAAAATGCGATCGCCTCTGCAACGGCCAGTCAATTGGTAGTCAACTATCCCAACCTGAGTCAATTCAATCCCAACCAACAAGCCACTCGCGCTGAAGTCGCTGCCTTTGTTTATCAAGCACTGGTTAATGCCGGACAAGCGGAAGTTATTCCTTCTCCTTATGTCGTTGCCACTCCATAA
- the dnaK gene encoding molecular chaperone DnaK produces the protein MGKVIGIDLGTTNSCVSVLEGGKPIVIPNSEGGRTTPSIVGFGKSGSRLIGHLAKRQAVTNAENTVYSIKRFIGRRWDDTEEERSRVPYRCVKGKDDTVDVEIRGTQYTPQEISSIILQKLKQEAENYLGEEVTQAVITVPAYFTDAQRHATKDAGTIAGLEVLRIINEPTAAALSYGLDKQDQDLKILVFDLGGGTFDVSILQLGDGIFEVKSTAGNNHLGGDDFDTCLMNWVVEQFRVEEGIDLSVDKMAMQRIREAAEQAKIELSSHETTSINLPFIAADDMGPKNLDMELTRTKFEELVTHLVQSTMEPVTQAIKDAGLKPDDISRIVLVGGSTRIPAVQARIQEYFGDREPDRTVNPDEAVAIGAAIQGAVLSGEVSDVLLLDVIPLSFGLETLGGVFTKIIERNTTIPTSRSQAFSTAVDNQTSVEIHVLQGERAMAQDNKSLGKFILGDIPPAPKGIPQIEVSFDIDANGILNVVAEDKTSGKAQSIQITNTGGLSNTEIEKMRQDAEAFADQDKLRRQIAEAKSEAISLFNNLDSTVKDKVKLLSKELKLDIKQKAASLKEAIADPKVTLEDLREKISAFQQTMFSVGIEVYSKETSLSPENPETVNSKTEAEDSEPAAALEPSVN, from the coding sequence ATGGGAAAAGTCATTGGCATCGACCTGGGTACTACCAATAGTTGCGTGTCCGTACTAGAAGGGGGCAAACCGATTGTGATTCCCAACTCGGAGGGGGGACGAACCACTCCTTCGATTGTGGGATTTGGGAAAAGTGGCAGTCGATTAATTGGTCATCTGGCCAAGCGGCAGGCCGTCACCAATGCGGAAAATACGGTTTATAGTATTAAACGATTTATTGGTCGCCGGTGGGATGATACGGAAGAGGAGCGATCGCGGGTTCCCTACCGCTGCGTGAAAGGGAAAGATGACACTGTAGATGTAGAAATTCGCGGGACTCAATACACTCCCCAAGAAATTTCCTCGATTATTCTGCAAAAACTCAAGCAAGAAGCGGAAAATTATTTGGGAGAAGAGGTGACTCAAGCGGTGATTACGGTGCCCGCTTATTTCACCGACGCCCAACGCCACGCAACTAAAGACGCAGGGACGATCGCCGGTCTGGAAGTGCTGCGAATCATTAATGAACCTACCGCTGCGGCCTTGTCTTATGGCTTGGATAAACAAGACCAAGATTTGAAAATTTTAGTCTTTGACCTGGGGGGTGGCACTTTCGATGTCTCCATTCTGCAACTGGGAGACGGCATTTTTGAAGTTAAATCCACCGCAGGCAATAACCATCTGGGGGGAGATGACTTTGATACTTGTTTGATGAATTGGGTGGTGGAACAATTCCGGGTGGAAGAAGGAATTGACCTGTCCGTGGATAAAATGGCGATGCAGCGAATTCGCGAAGCGGCGGAACAAGCCAAAATTGAATTATCCAGTCACGAAACTACATCCATTAATTTGCCCTTTATTGCCGCTGATGATATGGGGCCGAAAAATTTGGATATGGAACTGACTCGGACTAAGTTTGAAGAACTGGTGACCCATCTGGTGCAAAGCACGATGGAACCTGTGACCCAAGCGATCAAAGATGCCGGGTTAAAACCCGATGATATTAGTCGGATTGTTTTAGTGGGTGGTTCAACGCGAATCCCCGCTGTCCAAGCCCGGATTCAAGAATATTTTGGCGACAGAGAACCCGATCGCACGGTGAATCCTGATGAGGCAGTGGCGATCGGTGCCGCCATTCAAGGGGCGGTGTTAAGCGGTGAAGTCAGTGATGTGTTGCTGTTGGATGTGATCCCCTTATCCTTTGGCTTGGAAACCTTGGGGGGAGTCTTTACAAAAATTATTGAACGTAACACCACCATCCCCACCAGTCGCAGTCAAGCGTTTTCCACCGCTGTCGATAACCAAACCAGCGTGGAAATCCATGTGCTCCAAGGGGAACGGGCAATGGCACAAGATAATAAAAGCCTGGGTAAGTTTATCCTCGGTGATATTCCCCCCGCCCCTAAAGGGATACCCCAAATTGAGGTGTCCTTTGACATTGATGCTAATGGCATTTTGAATGTGGTGGCGGAGGATAAAACCAGTGGCAAAGCCCAAAGCATTCAAATTACCAATACTGGGGGCTTGAGTAACACGGAAATCGAGAAGATGCGCCAAGATGCGGAAGCGTTTGCTGACCAAGATAAGCTGCGCCGACAAATTGCGGAGGCAAAAAGTGAGGCGATCAGTTTATTTAATAATTTAGATTCGACGGTGAAAGATAAGGTCAAATTGCTGAGTAAAGAGCTAAAACTTGATATTAAGCAAAAAGCCGCCAGTCTGAAAGAGGCGATCGCCGATCCGAAAGTCACCCTCGAAGATTTACGAGAAAAAATCTCCGCTTTTCAACAAACAATGTTTTCCGTGGGCATAGAAGTGTACAGCAAGGAAACTTCCCTATCCCCGGAAAACCCAGAAACCGTCAATTCTAAAACAGAAGCTGAGGATTCTGAACCAGCCGCCGCTTTAGAACCATCGGTAAATTAG
- the dnaJ gene encoding molecular chaperone DnaJ: MATDYYEILGVSRNADKEEIKRAYRRLARKYHPDVNKEEGAEERFKEINRAYEVLSEPEVRARYDRFGEAGVSGAAAAGAGMGDFGDSFADIFESVFGGFGGFGGATQTRPRRTGPTRGDDLRLDLKLEFREAIFGGEKEIRISHLETCKTCAGTGAKPGTRPTTCSTCSGSGQVRRATRTPFGSFTQVSVCPTCNGTGQMIESKCQDCSGAGHKQETKKLKINIPAGVDNGTRLRVSGEGDAGKQGGPSGDLYVYLFVNEDSVFNREGINILSEVKINYLQAILGCQIDVDTVDGPTEFTIDPGTQPNKVLTLPGKGVPRLGNPVSRGDHLITVLVEIPEKVSADERKHLEELAKLKGARIGKGGKDGFLGLFK; the protein is encoded by the coding sequence ATGGCCACCGATTATTATGAAATCCTAGGTGTCTCTCGCAATGCGGATAAAGAAGAAATTAAACGAGCTTATCGCCGGTTAGCACGGAAATATCACCCAGACGTAAACAAAGAAGAGGGCGCAGAGGAACGGTTCAAAGAAATTAATCGAGCCTATGAAGTCCTCTCGGAACCAGAAGTCCGCGCTCGCTATGACCGCTTTGGCGAAGCCGGAGTCTCTGGCGCTGCTGCCGCTGGTGCGGGAATGGGAGACTTTGGCGATAGTTTTGCGGATATCTTTGAAAGCGTTTTCGGTGGCTTTGGCGGTTTTGGTGGAGCCACTCAAACTCGTCCCCGACGCACCGGCCCCACTCGTGGGGATGATTTACGCCTGGATTTGAAGTTAGAGTTTCGGGAAGCAATTTTTGGGGGCGAAAAAGAAATTCGCATCAGCCACCTGGAAACTTGCAAGACTTGCGCTGGGACAGGAGCCAAACCAGGCACCCGACCGACTACCTGTAGCACTTGTAGCGGATCCGGTCAAGTGCGACGGGCCACCCGGACTCCTTTTGGCAGCTTTACTCAAGTTTCGGTCTGTCCAACTTGTAATGGCACAGGTCAAATGATTGAAAGTAAGTGCCAAGACTGTAGTGGTGCAGGTCATAAACAAGAAACGAAAAAACTCAAAATCAATATTCCGGCTGGGGTCGATAATGGCACTCGCTTAAGAGTCTCTGGAGAAGGGGATGCGGGTAAGCAAGGCGGTCCTTCGGGAGATTTGTATGTTTACTTGTTTGTCAATGAGGACTCCGTATTTAATCGCGAAGGGATTAATATTCTTTCCGAGGTGAAGATTAATTATCTCCAAGCGATTTTAGGCTGTCAGATTGATGTGGATACGGTGGATGGACCGACAGAGTTCACTATTGACCCTGGGACTCAACCGAATAAGGTGTTAACCCTGCCGGGCAAAGGGGTGCCTCGGTTGGGCAATCCGGTGAGCCGAGGGGATCATTTAATTACGGTACTCGTTGAGATTCCGGAAAAAGTCTCGGCTGATGAGCGAAAACATCTCGAAGAGTTAGCCAAACTCAAGGGGGCTCGCATTGGCAAGGGTGGTAAAGATGGATTTTTGGGTCTGTTTAAGTGA
- a CDS encoding type IV pilus twitching motility protein PilT, translating to MPPQGLVIEDVLEALIESGGSDIHIQAGAPIYFRISGKLTPQPQFGETLAPEESQALIFQMLNNQQRKELEQNWDLDSAYGVKGLARFRLNVYRERGCWAACMRALGAKIPNADKLGVPQILRDLTHRPRGMVLVTGQTGSGKTTTLAALLDLVNRTRSEHILTVEEPIEYVYPNINSLFHQRQKGEDTKSFTNALKGALRQDPDIIVVGEMRDLETISLACSAAETGHLVMGTLHTNSAAGTVTRMLEVFPPQIKPAMQAQLGNSLQGICSQNLVQKIGGGRVCAQEILVNTAAISNLIKEGKFSQIYSMIQTGMKLGMQTMEMALAKHYKDGKVSWSDAMGKAVVPDELVRLIGPNPELTGAQKN from the coding sequence ATGCCACCACAAGGTTTAGTCATTGAAGATGTTCTGGAAGCCTTGATCGAGTCAGGGGGTTCCGATATCCACATCCAAGCGGGAGCACCGATCTACTTCCGAATTAGTGGTAAATTAACCCCTCAGCCTCAATTTGGTGAAACCCTAGCACCAGAAGAGTCGCAGGCTTTAATCTTCCAGATGCTGAACAACCAGCAACGGAAAGAATTAGAACAAAACTGGGATTTAGACAGCGCCTATGGGGTGAAAGGATTAGCTCGTTTCCGGCTGAATGTTTACCGAGAACGAGGCTGCTGGGCGGCTTGTATGCGAGCGTTGGGGGCGAAAATTCCCAATGCGGACAAACTGGGGGTGCCACAAATTCTCCGGGATCTGACTCACCGTCCTCGGGGGATGGTGTTGGTGACGGGACAAACGGGTTCTGGGAAAACGACGACTTTAGCGGCTCTGCTGGATTTGGTTAACCGCACTCGTTCAGAACATATTCTCACGGTGGAAGAACCGATTGAGTATGTTTACCCAAATATCAATAGCTTGTTTCACCAACGCCAAAAAGGTGAAGACACGAAGAGTTTTACCAATGCTCTGAAAGGAGCACTCCGTCAAGACCCAGATATTATTGTCGTGGGCGAAATGCGGGACTTGGAGACGATTTCTCTGGCTTGTTCTGCGGCAGAAACGGGTCACTTGGTGATGGGAACTTTGCATACCAACTCCGCTGCGGGTACTGTCACCCGGATGCTTGAGGTGTTTCCGCCTCAAATTAAACCGGCGATGCAAGCTCAGTTGGGTAACTCTTTGCAAGGGATTTGTAGCCAAAACTTGGTGCAGAAAATTGGCGGCGGTCGGGTCTGTGCCCAGGAAATTCTGGTGAATACGGCAGCTATCAGCAACCTGATTAAAGAAGGTAAGTTTAGTCAGATTTATTCGATGATCCAAACCGGCATGAAATTAGGAATGCAGACAATGGAAATGGCTTTGGCTAAACATTACAAAGATGGCAAAGTTAGCTGGAGTGATGCGATGGGTAAAGCGGTGGTGCCCGATGAATTGGTACGATTGATTGGGCCTAATCCAGAGTTGACTGGAGCCCAGAAAAATTAG
- the grpE gene encoding nucleotide exchange factor GrpE codes for MIEEDKQQENLDNQQDDSLEQSSNQSDATSVEAPTTSTEAKQAPSVPDQDLSEEEEFDTDDGNQGRTVSAAEMAAAVARAAEQAAAVESLMMSNQAYQAQIEELKGQVEELKAQYARLGADFDNFRKRTEKEKEELDLLSKCATIRELLPVIDNFERARSQIKPQNDAEMNIHKSYQSVYKQMVDALKKLGVSPMRPEGQEFDPNLHEAIMRETTDQYPEGTVVEELMRGYVLDSRILRHAMVKVAVAPEPVAAAEENPETPVTEN; via the coding sequence ATGATCGAAGAGGACAAGCAGCAAGAAAATCTGGACAATCAACAGGATGACTCTTTAGAACAGTCATCGAACCAGAGTGATGCGACCTCGGTTGAAGCACCAACTACCTCTACCGAGGCCAAACAAGCGCCCTCAGTTCCAGACCAGGATCTTTCTGAAGAAGAAGAATTTGACACGGACGATGGAAATCAAGGCCGGACGGTTTCGGCGGCAGAAATGGCCGCCGCAGTGGCGAGGGCCGCAGAACAAGCGGCTGCCGTAGAAAGCTTGATGATGTCTAACCAGGCATACCAGGCCCAAATTGAAGAGCTTAAAGGACAAGTTGAAGAACTGAAAGCTCAATATGCCCGGTTAGGTGCCGATTTTGATAATTTCCGCAAGCGGACCGAAAAAGAAAAAGAAGAACTCGACCTTCTGTCTAAATGTGCGACGATCCGCGAACTGTTGCCCGTGATCGATAATTTTGAACGGGCGCGATCGCAGATCAAGCCTCAAAATGATGCGGAAATGAACATTCACAAAAGCTATCAAAGTGTTTACAAACAAATGGTAGATGCGCTGAAAAAACTCGGCGTTTCTCCCATGCGTCCCGAAGGACAAGAGTTTGATCCGAATCTGCACGAGGCCATTATGCGAGAAACAACGGATCAATATCCGGAAGGCACCGTGGTTGAAGAACTGATGCGCGGTTATGTTCTGGATTCGCGGATTTTGCGCCATGCAATGGTGAAAGTGGCGGTGGCACCAGAACCGGTGGCAGCCGCAGAGGAAAATCCAGAAACTCCAGTAACCGAAAACTGA
- a CDS encoding DUF29 domain-containing protein: MTAIQSITTATTSLYEQDFYLWLQTNINLLKEGNFAEIDLENLLEELESMGRSDKNALKSNLKILLMHLLKYKYQNQKRTNSWLYTIREHRQRLRDTFKTSPSLYRFFEDIFNESYQDARELAADETGLSIQIFPPESPFSKEEVLNPNFLPADE, translated from the coding sequence ATGACAGCTATCCAATCAATCACAACGGCAACAACATCCCTTTATGAACAAGATTTTTATCTGTGGCTACAGACAAATATCAACTTATTAAAAGAGGGAAATTTTGCCGAAATCGATTTAGAAAACTTGCTTGAGGAATTGGAGAGTATGGGGAGAAGCGATAAAAATGCTTTAAAAAGTAATTTAAAAATACTTTTAATGCACTTACTCAAGTATAAATATCAGAATCAAAAGCGCACAAATAGTTGGCTTTACACGATTCGAGAACATCGTCAACGCCTCCGAGATACTTTCAAAACCAGTCCGAGTTTATATCGTTTTTTTGAAGATATTTTTAACGAATCCTATCAAGATGCGAGAGAACTAGCCGCCGATGAAACGGGTTTATCCATCCAGATATTTCCTCCAGAGTCTCCCTTTAGTAAAGAAGAAGTGCTTAACCCTAATTTTTTACCGGCTGATGAGTGA
- a CDS encoding sulfotransferase — MQNKIHFISGLPRSGSTLLGAILRQNPRFHAGMTSPVGGLVEQMLAAMSDQNEYSVFISEEQKRQLIHSIFNTYYQPQADKAVIFDTNRLWCAKLSLINELFPEAKIICCVRNIAWVMDSIERLIRRNAFDVSRLFNNLGERATVYSRTEALSQGGRLVGFAYSAVKEAFYSENSHKLLIVDYDLLAKGPQQTISLIYQFLGETPFKHDFENIEYDEPEFDLNLNTKGLHKVRQKVAFQPRQTILPPDLFERYNSLSFWEQPSPTRANLIVAKPNNYPRVK; from the coding sequence ATGCAAAACAAAATTCATTTTATATCTGGTTTACCGCGATCGGGTTCCACCTTACTCGGTGCCATTCTCCGGCAAAATCCTCGATTTCATGCGGGAATGACCAGCCCCGTAGGGGGATTAGTCGAGCAAATGCTGGCAGCAATGAGCGATCAAAACGAATATTCCGTATTCATATCCGAAGAACAGAAACGGCAACTGATCCACAGCATATTTAACACTTATTATCAGCCGCAAGCGGACAAAGCCGTAATTTTTGACACAAATCGCTTATGGTGTGCGAAATTAAGCTTAATTAACGAACTATTTCCCGAAGCTAAAATTATCTGCTGTGTCAGAAATATCGCCTGGGTGATGGACAGCATCGAAAGACTAATTCGCCGCAACGCCTTTGACGTTTCTCGCCTATTTAATAATCTGGGAGAAAGAGCTACCGTATATAGTAGAACAGAAGCCCTAAGTCAGGGCGGCAGATTAGTCGGATTTGCCTACAGTGCTGTCAAAGAAGCATTTTACAGCGAAAATAGCCATAAACTACTCATAGTTGATTACGACCTCTTGGCCAAAGGACCCCAGCAAACCATCTCCTTAATTTATCAATTTCTTGGGGAAACACCGTTCAAACACGACTTTGAAAACATCGAATATGACGAGCCAGAATTTGACCTGAATCTGAATACCAAAGGGCTGCATAAAGTACGGCAAAAAGTAGCATTTCAACCGAGACAAACCATATTACCGCCCGATTTGTTTGAACGCTACAACAGCTTATCTTTTTGGGAACAACCCAGCCCCACCAGGGCTAACTTAATTGTTGCCAAACCGAATAATTATCCACGGGTTAAATAA
- a CDS encoding GspE/PulE family protein produces the protein MTYASQRQALVVQSNFSPFGNKLLSSGYVDHNQMKEAIKQSRDMKKPLLEVLQELTDKPLPPELLRQYKVQQLFELKLIYAIEAFDPELTEISQEQLIDLIDNLLPIETCRLHRILPLYKTETNPAALVVGMVDPDKLDAQDDLNRILKSHSLGFQRRVITLEDYQHFLNQYIEEKAQEEAARKKQAQDKANQVDLTVDPNAFADVDIQEADAEDQDDMDLNKSLHAAESAPIVKTVNQILAKALSDGVSDIHVEPQEEFLRIRMRKDGVLQEIYRLPSKVVNPLVARFKIIADLDIAERRNAQDGRIRRIFQGRTVDFRVNVLPSRFGEKICMRILDNSSTQLGLDMLISDPEALAKVREFASRPFGMILVTGPTGSGKSTSLYSVLAERNSPEVNISTAEDPIEYALPGITQCQVIRAKGLDFNALLRAFMRQDPDIILVGETRDHETAKAAMEAALTGHLVLTTLHTNDAAGAIARLDEMGIEPFMVAGALIGISAQRLMRRVCSNCKVPYQPSPEDLARYGLSAAKESGVIFHKANFIAPSDRKAAEEAGTLCPKCRGGGYKGRVGVYEVLKNSDEISALITQRAPTALIKERAVQEGMVSLLPYSLNLVREGHTTFEEVDRVTFTDTGLEAELKAKRKTGLTCQGCGAGLQPEWLDCPYCMTPRFKD, from the coding sequence ATGACTTACGCATCCCAACGACAGGCTCTTGTCGTCCAAAGTAATTTTTCTCCCTTTGGGAATAAGCTTCTTTCATCCGGTTATGTGGATCATAACCAGATGAAAGAAGCAATTAAACAAAGCCGGGACATGAAAAAGCCCCTGCTAGAAGTTCTCCAAGAACTGACAGACAAACCACTGCCCCCGGAATTACTGCGCCAGTACAAAGTGCAGCAACTCTTTGAACTGAAGCTGATTTATGCGATCGAAGCCTTCGATCCCGAACTAACCGAAATTAGCCAAGAACAGCTAATTGATCTGATTGACAATTTGCTGCCCATTGAAACCTGTCGCCTCCATCGCATTCTGCCGCTATATAAAACCGAAACGAATCCCGCAGCTTTGGTCGTAGGGATGGTCGATCCAGACAAGTTGGATGCACAGGATGACCTCAACCGAATCTTGAAATCCCATTCCCTGGGATTCCAGCGTCGGGTAATTACCCTCGAAGATTATCAACACTTCCTGAATCAATACATAGAAGAAAAAGCGCAGGAAGAAGCCGCCCGGAAAAAGCAGGCGCAAGATAAAGCCAACCAAGTCGATCTCACCGTCGATCCGAATGCCTTCGCCGATGTGGATATTCAGGAAGCTGACGCTGAGGATCAAGATGACATGGACCTCAACAAGTCTCTGCACGCAGCCGAGTCAGCGCCGATTGTGAAGACCGTGAACCAAATCCTGGCTAAAGCCTTGAGCGATGGGGTATCGGACATCCACGTCGAACCCCAAGAAGAATTTCTCCGGATCCGGATGCGGAAAGACGGGGTACTCCAAGAAATCTATAGGCTGCCCTCAAAAGTGGTCAACCCCTTGGTGGCTCGCTTTAAAATTATTGCCGACCTGGACATTGCCGAACGCCGGAATGCTCAAGACGGTCGGATCCGCCGGATCTTTCAGGGACGCACGGTGGATTTCCGGGTGAATGTTCTGCCCAGCCGATTTGGGGAAAAAATCTGTATGCGGATTTTGGATAACTCCTCCACCCAACTCGGTTTGGATATGTTAATCAGCGATCCGGAAGCTTTGGCCAAAGTGCGGGAGTTCGCCAGTCGTCCTTTTGGCATGATTTTGGTGACGGGGCCGACGGGTTCTGGGAAGTCCACCTCTTTGTATTCGGTGTTAGCGGAACGCAACTCCCCAGAGGTGAATATTTCCACGGCAGAAGACCCGATTGAGTATGCGTTGCCGGGGATTACCCAATGTCAGGTGATTCGGGCGAAGGGTTTGGATTTTAACGCGCTGTTGCGGGCGTTTATGCGCCAAGACCCGGATATTATTCTGGTGGGGGAAACGCGGGACCATGAAACGGCCAAAGCAGCTATGGAAGCGGCGTTAACCGGCCACTTAGTGTTAACCACTCTGCATACTAACGACGCCGCAGGAGCGATCGCCCGTTTAGATGAAATGGGCATTGAACCCTTCATGGTGGCAGGGGCGCTGATTGGCATTTCCGCACAGCGCTTAATGCGTCGGGTTTGCAGCAATTGCAAAGTTCCCTATCAACCCAGCCCAGAAGATTTGGCTCGATATGGTTTATCCGCCGCCAAAGAATCCGGGGTGATATTCCACAAAGCCAATTTTATTGCTCCGAGCGATCGAAAAGCCGCCGAAGAAGCGGGCACCCTTTGTCCCAAATGTCGCGGTGGTGGCTACAAAGGTCGGGTTGGCGTCTATGAAGTGCTGAAAAACAGTGATGAAATCTCGGCCTTAATCACTCAACGGGCTCCGACCGCTTTGATTAAAGAAAGAGCAGTCCAAGAAGGGATGGTATCCCTACTGCCCTATAGCCTCAATCTCGTGCGGGAAGGCCATACAACTTTTGAAGAAGTAGACCGGGTGACTTTTACCGATACGGGCTTAGAGGCGGAACTCAAAGCCAAGCGGAAAACAGGTCTGACCTGTCAGGGTTGTGGGGCGGGTTTACAGCCAGAATGGTTAGATTGTCCCTACTGCATGACCCCTCGCTTTAAAGATTAA